In Candidatus Nealsonbacteria bacterium DGGOD1a, one DNA window encodes the following:
- a CDS encoding beta-propeller domain-containing protein → MSPRISKIKKSEWHKQSVDIRLAIGFLTTFAFLIGIYLIANFRIASSPITIFDNPNFGAAVSDDKPAGADNKPRLKAFSSPDDFKSYLDDGNRAFIGGIYEERAFASANNSASVPPAIAKTAAAKTPAKNQKIDNEIIAAADGLRYMSLGKIAADSTSDIILSGEKNIYFSPENQYYRPAFMEAAELPAGETKIFDIGDPAAMAQIGMVAQDGDLLMADNALVVISENSVSAFDVSSAFVPVDLWKARVNEGTKVVAQKTIGSKLYLGLRTKIDTANPCPVKPLSVGDKPLIIDCAAIFHPEPPIMADSIFTVVEIDVASGQTSRDISFVGGENTSAVFLSDGSAAAVWGQGGDYISFFTDFLQDKCKGLLPNYLLEKASKLPGCAISLAAKELELRSLLSNWFGSLNGDEQTRIAGEVSGRLSDYLRDHYRDFEQTGIALADMGSFSFSYQNQVAGRLVSGGLAAARDGSLRLATVSGSGAVKKMNWLVTGKIDTDGVEKILNNIYVLGANLEISAAGENLDLAAGVCALRYSANAAYLSTCRGNDPVYAVGFAAGAAGVASRLKTFGFPAYLYPFDDGFLLEVSKNSRKIKLTLYDATMASKIDRISEFDVNDYWADFDGNYAAFASDEAGKTFFLPAARGGYVFSRAGGKIELKKNIGSLAVGRAFFRAGYLYLAGDDGIEVFLAPDWNNAKTIRF, encoded by the coding sequence ATGTCCCCGCGAATCTCAAAAATAAAAAAGAGCGAATGGCATAAGCAATCCGTTGATATCCGGCTGGCGATTGGTTTTTTAACGACCTTCGCTTTTTTAATTGGAATTTATCTGATTGCCAATTTTCGGATCGCGAGTTCGCCGATAACGATATTCGATAATCCTAATTTTGGCGCGGCGGTTTCCGACGACAAACCGGCCGGCGCGGATAATAAGCCGCGGCTAAAGGCTTTTTCATCGCCGGATGATTTCAAGAGCTATCTTGACGACGGTAATCGCGCGTTCATCGGCGGAATATACGAAGAGCGGGCTTTTGCTTCGGCGAACAATTCCGCTTCGGTTCCGCCGGCCATCGCGAAAACCGCCGCGGCAAAAACACCGGCCAAAAATCAAAAAATCGATAACGAAATCATCGCCGCCGCGGACGGTTTGCGGTATATGAGTCTTGGCAAGATTGCCGCGGATTCGACAAGCGATATAATTTTATCCGGGGAGAAGAATATCTATTTTTCCCCGGAAAACCAGTATTACCGGCCGGCTTTTATGGAGGCGGCCGAATTGCCGGCCGGGGAAACGAAAATATTCGATATCGGCGATCCGGCGGCGATGGCGCAAATCGGTATGGTGGCGCAAGACGGCGATCTGTTGATGGCGGATAACGCTCTGGTCGTGATTTCAGAAAATTCCGTGTCCGCTTTTGATGTGTCCAGCGCTTTCGTACCGGTCGATTTGTGGAAAGCGCGCGTTAACGAGGGAACCAAAGTTGTCGCGCAAAAAACGATTGGATCAAAATTATATTTGGGGTTAAGAACTAAAATCGACACGGCTAATCCGTGTCCCGTCAAGCCGTTATCGGTCGGAGACAAACCTTTGATCATAGATTGCGCCGCCATTTTTCATCCCGAACCGCCGATAATGGCGGATTCGATATTCACTGTGGTTGAAATCGATGTTGCGTCCGGTCAGACTTCGCGCGATATTTCATTCGTGGGCGGGGAGAATACTTCCGCGGTATTTTTATCCGATGGATCGGCGGCCGCGGTCTGGGGCCAGGGCGGGGATTATATTTCCTTTTTTACCGATTTCTTGCAAGATAAATGCAAGGGCTTGCTTCCCAACTATTTATTGGAAAAGGCGTCCAAACTCCCCGGTTGCGCGATATCGCTGGCGGCAAAAGAGCTTGAGTTGCGGTCATTGCTTTCCAATTGGTTCGGGTCGTTGAACGGCGATGAACAAACGCGGATCGCGGGAGAAGTTTCCGGCCGTTTGTCCGATTATTTGCGCGACCATTACCGCGATTTTGAACAGACCGGCATCGCTCTGGCGGATATGGGTTCATTCTCGTTCAGCTATCAAAATCAGGTCGCGGGGCGTCTGGTTTCCGGCGGCTTGGCGGCGGCGCGGGACGGAAGTTTGCGCTTGGCCACTGTTTCGGGGAGCGGCGCGGTTAAAAAAATGAATTGGCTGGTTACGGGCAAGATCGATACCGATGGCGTTGAAAAAATACTTAATAACATTTATGTTCTCGGCGCCAACCTTGAAATTTCCGCCGCGGGCGAAAATCTTGATTTGGCCGCCGGCGTATGCGCGTTGCGTTATTCGGCCAACGCGGCCTATTTATCGACCTGTCGCGGGAACGATCCGGTTTACGCCGTCGGATTCGCGGCCGGCGCGGCGGGAGTGGCAAGCCGGCTGAAAACTTTTGGATTCCCGGCCTATCTTTATCCGTTCGACGACGGTTTTCTTTTGGAAGTTTCAAAAAACAGCCGTAAAATAAAATTAACTTTATACGACGCGACCATGGCGTCGAAAATCGATCGAATTTCAGAATTCGATGTCAATGATTATTGGGCCGATTTTGACGGCAATTACGCGGCTTTCGCTTCCGACGAAGCCGGCAAAACATTTTTCCTGCCCGCGGCCCGCGGCGGTTATGTTTTCTCGCGGGCGGGCGGGAAGATCGAATTGAAAAAAAATATCGGAAGCCTGGCGGTTGGCCGCGCGTTTTTTCGCGCCGGATATTTGTATTTGGCTGGCGATGACGGAATCGAAGTTTTTCTCGCGCCGGATTGGAATAATGCGAAAACCATAAGATTCTAG
- a CDS encoding DUF87 domain-containing protein, whose translation MEGLTNYVDFGLAKVVAAADKAAVWPTEWLYFGAAGISACVFGLLFWGYKRKRKRDGFRMAMDLVLLSIKIPHKSAEEIQQAGKQEKDWIKVMEDFYANMISLKPAGMFSLKPWIALEVAKIKGEICFFAAVPKKYAGFVEKKINSIYSDAQIERSDDFNIFGYKEKVYCGYLKTAKSVYLPIKTFNYIEVDPLSSITNTLTKLAEHEEAAVQICLRNTSDNWQIRGREILKLMRQGKTFYQARNATGLWQAFFGSPKKDEERQTQMLQGDNDLAKQMESKMAKHNFAVNIRIVVSIKDEVRGQDVFNQLSGAFDQFSGPELNKFNIVAAKGRAAAGLLNDYIFRGFNPGHVSVLSSEELASIYHFPTPLLKTPNIKVLNSKTAPAPFNMNSEGLLLGFNQYRGEKKDAYMAAPDRRRHLYVIGQTGTGKSAFLSNLIEQDVLAGAGVGILDPHGDLIDDILGKIPNERLDDVVVFDPANLKHPIGLNMLEYDPKFPEQKTFIINEFMKIFDKLYDLKATGGPMFEQYARNALMLLMDDPGEIFTLMEVPKVLSDKEFRHYLLAKCRNGLVKEFWEKQAEAAGGEASLKNMVPYITSKFDTFISNDYMRPIIGQTKSTFKFREILDGKKIFLVNLSKGRLGEINSSLLGLIITGKLTIAAFSRVDIAESERKDFYLYLDEFQNFATDSISTILSEARKYKLDLTISHQFIGQLEDEIRDSVFGNVGTIVSFRAGVEDSEFLAKQFAPIFNAQDLNRIENYNAYVRMLINGQVSSPFNIKTYPPNKSDRERMADIKEYYALKEGRDREEVENEITARRHSYAAAAALPTVSRL comes from the coding sequence ATGGAGGGATTAACTAATTATGTTGATTTTGGATTGGCCAAAGTGGTCGCGGCCGCGGATAAGGCCGCGGTTTGGCCGACCGAGTGGCTGTATTTTGGCGCGGCCGGAATTTCGGCGTGCGTTTTCGGGCTGTTGTTTTGGGGTTACAAAAGAAAGCGGAAGCGCGATGGTTTCCGGATGGCTATGGATTTGGTTTTGCTATCCATAAAAATACCGCACAAATCGGCGGAGGAAATCCAACAGGCGGGCAAACAGGAAAAAGACTGGATCAAGGTGATGGAGGATTTCTATGCCAATATGATTTCGCTCAAGCCCGCGGGAATGTTCTCGCTCAAACCGTGGATCGCGCTGGAAGTGGCCAAGATCAAGGGTGAGATTTGTTTCTTCGCGGCGGTTCCCAAAAAGTACGCCGGTTTCGTGGAAAAGAAAATCAACAGCATTTATTCGGACGCCCAGATCGAGCGGTCGGACGATTTCAACATTTTCGGTTATAAAGAAAAAGTTTATTGCGGTTATTTAAAAACCGCCAAGTCGGTATATTTGCCGATAAAAACCTTTAATTACATTGAAGTTGATCCGTTGTCGAGCATCACCAATACCCTTACCAAACTGGCCGAACATGAAGAAGCGGCGGTGCAAATCTGTTTGCGCAACACTTCGGATAATTGGCAAATACGCGGCCGGGAAATTTTGAAACTGATGCGGCAGGGGAAAACATTTTATCAAGCGCGGAATGCCACGGGGTTATGGCAAGCGTTTTTCGGCAGTCCCAAAAAAGACGAAGAGCGCCAAACGCAAATGCTTCAAGGAGATAATGATTTGGCCAAGCAGATGGAAAGCAAAATGGCCAAGCACAATTTCGCGGTTAATATCCGCATCGTGGTTTCGATCAAGGACGAGGTTCGCGGCCAGGATGTTTTCAACCAGCTTTCAGGCGCTTTTGACCAATTTTCCGGTCCGGAATTGAATAAATTCAATATCGTCGCCGCCAAAGGACGCGCGGCGGCCGGTCTTTTGAACGATTACATATTCCGCGGTTTTAACCCGGGCCATGTTTCGGTTCTAAGTTCCGAAGAGCTGGCCAGTATTTACCATTTTCCCACTCCGCTTTTGAAAACCCCGAATATCAAAGTGCTGAATTCCAAAACCGCGCCCGCGCCGTTCAATATGAATTCCGAAGGTTTGCTGTTGGGTTTCAACCAATACCGCGGGGAGAAAAAAGACGCTTATATGGCCGCGCCCGACCGCCGCCGGCATTTATATGTTATCGGGCAGACCGGCACGGGCAAATCGGCCTTTTTGTCGAATTTAATCGAGCAGGATGTTCTTGCCGGCGCGGGCGTGGGCATCCTTGATCCGCACGGCGATCTGATTGACGACATTTTGGGCAAAATCCCCAATGAACGGCTTGATGATGTGGTGGTTTTTGATCCGGCCAACCTCAAACATCCCATCGGTTTGAATATGCTGGAATACGACCCCAAGTTTCCCGAACAGAAAACTTTCATTATCAATGAGTTTATGAAGATATTCGACAAACTCTATGATTTAAAAGCCACCGGCGGGCCGATGTTTGAACAATACGCGCGCAACGCCTTGATGCTGTTGATGGACGATCCGGGCGAAATTTTCACTTTGATGGAAGTGCCCAAAGTTTTGTCCGACAAGGAATTCCGGCATTATCTCTTGGCTAAATGCCGCAATGGTTTGGTGAAAGAATTTTGGGAAAAGCAAGCCGAGGCCGCGGGCGGGGAAGCATCTTTAAAAAATATGGTGCCCTACATCACCTCGAAGTTCGATACCTTTATTTCAAATGATTATATGCGGCCCATTATCGGCCAAACCAAGAGCACATTCAAATTCCGCGAGATTCTGGACGGCAAAAAGATATTTTTGGTTAATTTGAGCAAAGGGCGTTTGGGCGAAATCAACAGTTCGCTGCTGGGATTGATTATCACCGGCAAGCTGACCATCGCCGCGTTTTCGCGGGTGGACATAGCCGAATCCGAGCGCAAGGATTTCTATTTGTATTTGGATGAGTTTCAAAATTTTGCCACCGATAGCATTTCCACGATTTTATCCGAGGCGCGCAAATACAAATTGGATCTGACGATTTCCCATCAATTCATCGGCCAGCTGGAAGACGAGATCCGCGACAGCGTTTTTGGCAATGTGGGCACGATCGTATCGTTTCGCGCGGGGGTGGAGGATTCGGAATTCTTAGCCAAGCAGTTCGCGCCAATTTTTAACGCCCAGGATTTGAACCGGATTGAGAATTATAATGCCTATGTCCGTATGCTTATCAACGGACAGGTGTCGTCTCCGTTCAACATCAAAACCTATCCGCCCAACAAATCAGACCGCGAGCGTATGGCCGATATCAAGGAATATTACGCGCTCAAGGAAGGCCGCGACCGCGAGGAAGTGGAAAATGAAATCACCGCGCGCCGGCACAGTTACGCCGCCGCCGCGGCTTTGCCGACGGTTTCGCGTTTGTAG
- a CDS encoding ABC transporter permease, whose product MFYNSKEYYKIAVRNLKMRSLRSWLTVFGIVIGVFLIITLLSLSEGIKDTIQRQLTSLGGNMIFVMPGDDTNPLAGIMFGGDKLERQDLDAIKRTDGVITVMPASYQSINARFGNENKSIVVQGFPLADSMDILKKFQGWSLAAGRWPSPGRTEVVAGTQMNRDIFKVPVNPGDEFKIKGKKYTVTGILNSLGSKQDDSAIFMEISEFQDLVGQPRGTAQMAMVQIDEGADANVIAAKIKDSLRRVQRRAYGSDSDTLNFAVITAEKISDITGGVMAVIQFVILAFASIAIVVGGIGITNTMYTSVRERTREIGIMKAIGATNGAIMAIFLFEAGIIGFGGGIGGTILGLGVAAIVQAYGQVHPMFYFTASFSPWIVIFGMSFSFLIGCLAGILPARAAAKLRPIDALRKYE is encoded by the coding sequence ATGTTTTACAATTCCAAGGAGTATTACAAAATTGCGGTTCGGAATTTAAAGATGCGGTCGTTAAGATCATGGCTGACGGTTTTTGGCATTGTCATCGGCGTGTTTTTGATTATCACTTTGCTGTCGCTGTCGGAAGGCATCAAGGATACGATCCAGCGGCAACTGACCTCGCTGGGCGGCAATATGATTTTTGTGATGCCGGGCGACGATACCAATCCGCTGGCGGGGATAATGTTCGGCGGCGACAAGCTGGAGCGGCAGGATTTGGATGCCATTAAAAGGACCGACGGAGTCATTACGGTTATGCCGGCATCCTATCAGTCGATTAACGCGCGATTCGGCAATGAAAACAAATCCATTGTGGTACAGGGTTTCCCGCTGGCCGACAGTATGGATATATTGAAAAAATTTCAGGGATGGAGCTTGGCGGCCGGTCGTTGGCCCAGTCCGGGAAGAACCGAAGTGGTGGCCGGAACGCAAATGAACCGAGATATTTTTAAGGTTCCGGTCAATCCGGGCGATGAGTTTAAAATTAAGGGAAAAAAATATACCGTGACGGGAATTCTTAATTCTTTGGGTTCAAAGCAGGACGACAGCGCCATATTTATGGAAATCAGCGAATTTCAGGATTTGGTGGGCCAGCCGCGCGGTACGGCGCAGATGGCCATGGTGCAAATCGATGAAGGCGCGGATGCCAATGTGATCGCGGCTAAAATCAAAGATAGCTTGCGGCGCGTTCAACGCCGCGCTTACGGTTCGGATTCCGACACGCTGAACTTCGCCGTGATCACCGCCGAAAAAATAAGCGATATCACCGGCGGAGTGATGGCGGTCATCCAGTTCGTGATCTTGGCGTTTGCCAGTATCGCGATTGTCGTGGGCGGCATCGGCATCACCAATACGATGTACACTTCGGTGCGCGAGCGCACGCGCGAGATCGGCATTATGAAAGCCATCGGCGCCACTAACGGCGCGATTATGGCGATATTTTTATTTGAAGCCGGGATTATCGGTTTTGGCGGCGGCATCGGCGGCACAATTTTGGGATTGGGCGTTGCCGCGATCGTGCAGGCCTATGGACAGGTGCATCCGATGTTCTATTTCACCGCGTCGTTTTCGCCGTGGATCGTGATTTTCGGAATGTCGTTCTCGTTTTTGATCGGCTGTCTGGCGGGAATTTTGCCGGCGCGCGCCGCGGCCAAATTGCGGCCCATTGACGCGCTGCGGAAATACGAGTGA
- a CDS encoding efflux RND transporter periplasmic adaptor subunit translates to MKFNKKFLIILLLAAAAAYAAYASLKPKETVYKTEKVIRGAITQEVAETGTVKKGDTVNLSFKNSGTIDRINAAKGQEVSAGDVLAELDSRQLKVQLAQARANLDFYNLQLEKLRKGAATEDIGIIESQVRAAQSALASAEQSLVDAQNNAGQKLNSAYKDAGSALSSAYIKAYNGRNFSDLLQRTHFTPRDDDSIAVWDAVQKMDVAIALIKNYSGEAQLNAGDVSLDPVFAAAKVQLANIESRLRSIRAICEKTPWRDAVEQTYKDTLDLHIGYMVSAQASFNSAVEVIALQKAANDLAVNSAQAGVDAADAALKTAAGQLAKTVAGPRAEDVGVLESQVAQARAQIDLLNLQISDSRLVAPVAGQITEVNGKIGETVSMITGGALVAIAPADPYTVEVDIYEEDVVKEKIGDPVRISPAAIPDKVFAGRVLSIDPAGRLVNGVVYYPTKIAFDEMPQGLKPEMTADIVIVTAFKEDVLQISETALQKNQDDGYFVRILEDDGRPQEANVEVGIKSKGMAEIVSGLSEGQEVIIP, encoded by the coding sequence ATGAAATTCAATAAAAAATTTCTTATAATTTTGCTGTTGGCCGCGGCCGCGGCGTATGCGGCGTACGCAAGTTTGAAACCTAAAGAGACGGTTTATAAAACCGAGAAAGTTATCCGCGGGGCGATTACGCAGGAGGTGGCCGAAACCGGTACGGTAAAAAAGGGAGACACGGTTAATTTGAGTTTCAAAAATTCGGGAACGATCGATCGTATAAATGCGGCCAAAGGCCAGGAAGTTTCCGCGGGCGATGTTTTGGCCGAATTGGACAGCCGCCAGTTGAAAGTTCAACTCGCGCAGGCGCGCGCCAATCTTGATTTTTATAATCTGCAATTGGAAAAATTGCGGAAAGGCGCGGCAACCGAAGATATCGGCATTATCGAAAGTCAGGTGAGGGCGGCGCAAAGCGCTCTGGCCAGCGCGGAACAATCGTTGGTCGATGCGCAAAACAACGCCGGGCAAAAATTGAACAGCGCGTATAAAGATGCCGGCAGCGCGTTGAGTTCGGCTTACATCAAAGCCTATAACGGCCGGAATTTTTCCGATCTTTTGCAGAGAACCCATTTCACGCCGCGCGACGATGATTCGATCGCGGTTTGGGACGCGGTGCAGAAAATGGATGTGGCAATCGCGCTGATTAAAAATTATTCCGGGGAAGCGCAATTAAACGCCGGCGATGTTTCTCTGGATCCGGTTTTTGCCGCGGCCAAGGTTCAACTGGCGAACATTGAGAGCAGGTTGCGAAGCATTCGCGCGATCTGTGAAAAAACGCCGTGGCGCGATGCCGTGGAACAAACCTATAAAGACACTCTGGATTTGCACATTGGTTATATGGTGTCCGCTCAAGCGTCCTTTAATTCCGCGGTGGAAGTCATCGCTTTGCAGAAAGCGGCCAATGATTTGGCGGTAAATTCGGCGCAAGCCGGAGTTGATGCCGCCGATGCGGCGCTGAAAACCGCCGCCGGCCAGCTGGCGAAAACCGTGGCCGGGCCGCGCGCCGAAGATGTGGGCGTGTTGGAATCGCAGGTGGCTCAAGCGCGGGCGCAGATTGATCTGTTGAACCTTCAGATTAGCGACAGCCGGTTGGTCGCGCCGGTCGCGGGCCAGATCACCGAAGTGAACGGCAAAATCGGAGAAACGGTTTCGATGATAACCGGCGGCGCTTTGGTGGCGATAGCTCCCGCCGATCCTTACACTGTGGAAGTCGACATATACGAAGAAGATGTGGTGAAAGAGAAAATCGGCGATCCGGTGCGAATATCGCCGGCGGCGATTCCCGACAAGGTTTTCGCCGGCCGCGTGCTTTCGATCGATCCGGCGGGCAGACTGGTGAACGGCGTGGTTTATTACCCCACCAAGATCGCTTTCGATGAAATGCCGCAGGGACTGAAACCGGAAATGACCGCGGACATCGTGATTGTCACCGCTTTCAAAGAAGATGTTCTGCAAATTTCGGAAACCGCGTTGCAAAAAAATCAGGATGACGGCTATTTTGTCCGGATATTGGAAGATGACGGCCGGCCGCAGGAAGCAAATGTCGAAGTCGGCATCAAATCAAAGGGAATGGCGGAGATCGTCTCGGGATTGAGCGAGGGGCAGGAGGTGATTATTCCATAA
- the trmD gene encoding tRNA (guanosine(37)-N1)-methyltransferase TrmD has product MIAFDFITIFPDIVKPYFEESLFKKAVEKKLLKIRTHNLRDFAIDKHHTVDDSPYGGGFGMVMKVDVWHKAIASAAKLKAAGKKLKPTDKGVAIIMLTPRGKKFNQKMAQKLAKMKQIVFICGRYEGVDERVAKNIATIEVSAGDYDLMGGELPAMVIAEAVSRLIPGVIGKPEFLKERNGKEGFFESAQYTRPEVYSPKKGIEWKVPKELLRGDPKVINAWREKHGKTII; this is encoded by the coding sequence ATGATTGCTTTTGATTTTATTACAATTTTTCCCGATATCGTTAAGCCTTATTTTGAGGAGTCTTTGTTCAAGAAGGCGGTTGAAAAGAAGCTTTTGAAAATCAGAACGCATAATTTGCGCGATTTCGCGATTGATAAACATCATACCGTCGATGACAGCCCTTATGGCGGCGGCTTTGGCATGGTGATGAAAGTTGATGTGTGGCACAAGGCGATTGCGAGCGCGGCCAAGCTAAAAGCGGCGGGCAAGAAATTAAAACCAACCGACAAGGGCGTTGCCATAATCATGCTTACGCCCCGCGGAAAAAAATTCAACCAGAAAATGGCGCAAAAACTGGCGAAAATGAAGCAGATCGTTTTTATTTGCGGCCGTTACGAAGGCGTGGATGAACGGGTGGCCAAAAATATCGCCACCATCGAAGTCAGCGCGGGCGACTATGATTTGATGGGCGGGGAATTGCCGGCAATGGTTATCGCCGAAGCCGTGAGCCGTTTGATCCCGGGGGTGATCGGCAAACCCGAATTTTTAAAGGAGCGCAACGGCAAAGAAGGTTTTTTCGAGAGCGCGCAATACACCCGGCCGGAAGTTTACAGCCCTAAAAAAGGAATCGAATGGAAAGTCCCCAAGGAACTGCTTCGCGGCGATCCCAAAGTTATCAATGCTTGGCGGGAGAAACACGGCAAAACCATTATTTAG
- a CDS encoding ABC transporter ATP-binding protein, with product MEPLIKLENVWKVYKLGKTEVQSLKGVSLEIMSGGFVTVMGPSGSGKSTLLNMIGLLDIPTKGRLLVKGIDAAKMMESELAQLRGRTIGFVFQDFNLLNHLRAWENVELPMIFQGLSEEKRRKRAQELLEQVNMGHRADHQLAELSGGERQRVAIARAFANDPDLVIADEPTGNLDSMSGKKVMEILTDFHEKLGRTLLVVTHDHNIGAYGHQRVFIKDGQLVDEQTAFGRKLL from the coding sequence ATGGAGCCGCTTATCAAACTTGAAAATGTTTGGAAGGTATACAAGCTGGGCAAGACCGAGGTGCAATCTCTGAAAGGGGTCAGCCTTGAAATTATGTCCGGCGGTTTTGTGACGGTTATGGGGCCGTCCGGTTCGGGCAAGTCCACGCTTTTGAATATGATCGGCCTTTTGGATATTCCCACCAAAGGCCGGCTTTTGGTTAAGGGAATTGACGCGGCTAAAATGATGGAAAGCGAATTGGCGCAACTGCGGGGGAGAACCATTGGGTTTGTATTCCAGGATTTTAATTTGCTTAACCATCTTCGGGCCTGGGAAAATGTGGAATTACCGATGATTTTTCAGGGTTTGTCTGAAGAAAAACGCCGAAAGCGGGCGCAAGAGCTGTTGGAACAAGTCAATATGGGACATCGGGCGGATCATCAGCTGGCTGAGCTCTCGGGCGGCGAGCGGCAGAGGGTGGCGATTGCGCGGGCGTTTGCCAATGATCCGGACTTGGTGATTGCCGACGAACCCACGGGTAATTTGGATTCGATGAGCGGTAAAAAGGTGATGGAGATATTGACCGATTTCCATGAAAAACTGGGGCGCACGCTTTTGGTGGTGACTCACGATCATAACATTGGCGCCTACGGTCACCAGCGGGTTTTTATTAAAGACGGCCAATTGGTGGACGAACAAACCGCGTTTGGCCGCAAGCTGTTGTAA
- a CDS encoding four helix bundle protein, producing MDSYIRDQLKRAAISITINIAEGSGKFSKADKRNFYTISRGSVYECVSLMELILDENQIPKERFSYFYQKLEILSKMILGLINSQK from the coding sequence ATCGATTCTTATATCCGCGACCAGCTAAAGCGTGCCGCCATCAGCATAACCATCAATATCGCCGAGGGTAGCGGCAAATTCTCCAAAGCCGACAAGCGAAACTTCTATACTATCTCCCGCGGTTCGGTCTATGAATGTGTTTCCTTAATGGAATTAATCCTGGACGAAAACCAGATCCCCAAAGAAAGATTTAGCTATTTTTATCAAAAGCTCGAAATCCTTTCTAAAATGATTCTGGGTTTGATAAACAGCCAAAAATGA
- the rpmG gene encoding 50S ribosomal protein L33 — MATKKKPFVKLQCASCKSINYRSHKSKTMEGKLELVKFCKIERKRTKHKEIKK; from the coding sequence ATGGCCACAAAAAAGAAACCGTTCGTGAAGCTTCAGTGCGCTTCGTGCAAGAGCATTAATTATCGCAGCCACAAATCCAAAACCATGGAAGGCAAATTGGAATTGGTTAAGTTTTGCAAGATCGAGCGCAAGCGCACCAAACACAAGGAAATCAAAAAATAA